The following are encoded in a window of Castanea sativa cultivar Marrone di Chiusa Pesio chromosome 9, ASM4071231v1 genomic DNA:
- the LOC142609511 gene encoding AUGMIN subunit 1: MSESEAKSGGSDATRISDVEKWLAARFGDAGKEVPDFEYTPRSVSYLHNLITISEAKEKSADILAKDFRRKAAEYRSQAARIREILESVGLAQESLPSNVVGSAQVLANVSNLLNIRDTELSSFLVAMGDISLRKTGVDEKRAKVQKESKILLDFTRKAISRLTYLKRTLAQLEDDVAPCEAQMENWKTNLQVMAAKERQYLQQCANYKSVLNRVGYAPEISHGMLVEMDEHRKELEKKTKPILETLRSYQDLPPDKALAALAIEDKKRQYAAAEKYLEDVLHSALSTSE, translated from the exons ATGAGTGAGAGCGAAGCGAAGAGTGGTGGATCCGATGCGACGCGAATATCGGACGTTGAGAAATGGCTAGCGGCTCGATTCGGCGATGCCGGCAAAGAAGTCCCCGATTTCGAGTACACTCCCAGAAGTGTCTCTTACTTACACAATCTCATCACCATCTCCGAAGCCAAAGAAAAATCCGCCGATATTCTCGCCAAAGATTTTCGCCGAAAAGCCGCCGAATATCGCTCTCAAG CTGCCAGGATCAGGGAGATATTGGAGAGTGTGGGGTTGGCGCAGGAGAGTTTGCCATCAAATGTGGTTGGATCCGCCCAAGTTCTTGCGAATGTGTCTAATTTGTTGAATATAAGAGACACTGAACTAAGTAG CTTTCTTGTAGCAATGGGGGATATTTCTTTGAGGAAGACTGGTGTGGATGAAAAGAGGGCTAAAGTACAAAAGGAGTCCAAAATTCTTCTAGATTTTACTCGAAAGGCAATATCTAGGCTAACTTATTTGAAAAG aACGCTGGCACAGTTAGAAGATGATGTAGCTCCGTGTGAGGCTCAAATGGAAAATTGGAAGACAAACTTGCAAGTTATGGCTGCGAAGGAGCGGCAATACCTGCAACAGTGTGCCAACTACAAG TCTGTACTCAATCGTGTGGGCTATGCCCCAGAAATTAGCCATGGGATGCTGGTTGAAATGGATGAGCACAGGAAGGAGTTGGAGAAGAAAACGAAGCCCATACTTGAAACCTTGAGGAGCTACCAGGACTTGCCGCCG GATAAAGCTTTGGCTGCTTTGGCAATTGAGGACAAGAAAAGGCAGTATGCTGCTGCTGAGAAGTATCTTGAAGATGTACTGCATTCAGCTCTTTCCACTTCAGAGTAA
- the LOC142610398 gene encoding mitochondrial fission 1 protein A — protein MDAKIGKFFDSVGSFFGGGDQIPWCDRDIIAGCEREVAEAGDSNERKSDSIMRLSWALVHSRQPEDVQRGIAMLEDSLVNNTSSPLQQREKLYLLAVGYYRSGAYSRSRQLVEQCLEIAPDWRQALTLKKTIEDKIAKDGVIGIGITATAVGLIAGGIAAALARKK, from the exons ATGGACGCCAAGATCGGCAAGTTCTTCGATTCCGTCGGCTCCTTCTTCGGCGGCGGCGATCAGATCCCTTGGTGCGACCGCGACATCATCGCC GGCTGTGAGAGAGAAGTTGCAGAGGCTGGTGACTCAAATGAACGTAAGAGTGATAGCATTATGAGGTTGTCATGGGCTCTTGTTCATTCAAGGCAGCCAGAAGATGTGCAGCGTGGGATAGCCATGCTTGAAG ATTCCTTGGTGAACAATACAAGCAGCCCTTTGCAGCAGAGGGAGAAGCTCTATCTGCTGGCCGTTGGCTATTACAGAAGTGGTGCATATTCCAGGAGTCGGCAGCTTGTGGAGCAATGTTTAGAG ATTGCACCTGATTGGAGGCAGGCTCTTACCCTTAAGAAGACTATTGAAGATAAAATTGCTAAAG ATGGTGTCATTGGAATTGGCATCACTGCCACTGCTGTTGGACTTATAGCTGGTGGTATTGCTGCAGCATTGGCTCGCAAGAAgtga
- the LOC142609417 gene encoding DNA-directed RNA polymerase V subunit 5A, whose product MEGAGVEAEGQGEMNGDQEILGPCMSSYVDQESTESHKYYLARRTVLEMIKDRGYSVPTSEIELSLQDFRAIHGQTPDIERLRLSATHRTDPLKRILVIFCGPSMVKVNSIRLITSQIANKETLSGLILIVQNHITNQALKAVDILPFKVEIFQITDMLVNITKHVLKPKHRVLTDQEKQRLLKKYNIDEKQLPRMLQKDAIARYFALEKGQVVKVTYGGEITQSHVTYRCVW is encoded by the exons atggagggTGCTGGTGTTGAAGCTGAGGGGCAGGGTGAAATGAATGGGGATCAGGAGATTCTAGGACCTTGTATGAGCAGCTATGTGGACCAAGAAAGCACAGAGAGTCACAAATACTACCTAGCTCGCAGAACTGTGCTGGAAATGATCAAGGACAGAGGCTATTCTGTACCCACTTCAGAGATCGAGCTCTCTCTCCAAGACTTCAGAGCCATTCATGGCCAAACTCCCGACATTGAGCGCCTCCGCCTCTCCGCCACTCATCGCACAGACCCTCTCAAAAGA attttggtcattttttgtgGCCCAAGTATGGTAAAAGTTAATTCGATCCGTCTCATTACAAGTCAGATTGCCAACAAGGAGACTTTAAGTGGGCTGATATTAATAGTGCAAAACCATATAACAAACCAAGCTTTAAAAGCTGTGGATATTCTTCCATTTAAAGTTGAAATATTCCAG ATCACTGACATGCTGGTTAACATTACAAAGCATGTGTTAAAGCCAAAGCATCGCGTTTTGACTGACCAAGAGAAACAAAGGCTCTTAAAAAAGTACAACATAGATGAAAAGCAG CTTCCTCGAATGTTGCAAAAAGATGCAATTGCAAGATACTTTGCCCTTGAGAAAGGGCAGGTGGTGAAGGTTACCTATGGTGGTGAAATCACCCAGTCGCATGTTACTTACCGATGTGTCTGGTGA
- the LOC142609588 gene encoding uncharacterized protein At3g28850, whose translation MGCSSSKPNPHFSAELPSSNPSPSSSSSSASASHSQSHSHSSNSSPAPRALSLPSPLVHHPPLRKGDTHHLVSLTSTTYGSLLYIDPPKPYQNPTFKTPIPQPDPKTNPNPEEQQHSLSPVSVINTWELMDGLEDVCELPSSAIFDRPFVIQEKPSSCRYTSSDGSVPKLFDLIESTKKSELLSQKSSSSVKPLWQHLSEEALLSKMDPNVVSSYRRALSSRQLNYTASPKGTARSLGSSPMANSYSFSNSWYSLPGCENKVVIYFTSLRGIRKTYEDCCSVRMILRGFRVPVDERDISMDAEYRKELQRALGGKAMSLPQVFIRGKYVGSAEEVKQLNEVGELSNLLEGFPTRDPGSVCVGCGDARFVPCPNCNGSRKVFEEEEGELKRCPDCNENGLIRCPGCCCS comes from the coding sequence ATGGGTTGCTCTTCTTCAAAACCCAACCCCCATTTCTCAGCAGAACTCCCATCATCTAACCcttcaccatcatcatcatcatcttctgcCTCAGCTTCACATTCACAGTCACATTCACACTCTTCAAATTCATCACCAGCCCCCagagctctctctctcccatCCCCACTTGTCCACCACCCACCTCTCAGAAAAGGTGACACCCACCACCTTGTTTCTCTCACCTCCACCACCTATGGTTCTCTCCTCTACATTGACCCCCCTAAACCCTATCAAAATCCCACCTTTAAAACTCCAATCCCACAACCAGAcccaaaaacaaacccaaacccagaaGAACAACAACACTCATTGTCCCCTGTCTCTGTGATCAACACTTGGGAACTCATGGATGGTCTCGAAGACGTCTGTGAACTCCCCAGTTCTGCGATTTTCGACCGCCCATTTGTGATTCAGGAAAAACCCAGTTCGTGCAGGTACACTAGCTCTGATGGGTCAGTGCCAAAACTGTTTGATTTAATTGAATCTACGAAAAAATCTGAACTTTTGTCTCAGAAGTCATCGTCTTCAGTGAAACCACTTTGGCAGCATTTGTCTGAGGAAGCTTTGCTGTCTAAAATGGACCCCAATGTGGTTTCTAGCTATAGGCGTGCATTGTCATCCAGGCAATTGAATTATACTGCTTCCCCTAAAGGTACAGCAAGATCATTGGGGTCTAGTCCCATGGCTAATAGTTATTCATTTTCCAATAGTTGGTATAGTTTGCCTGGCTGTGAAAATAAGGTTGTGATTTACTTTACAAGTTTGAGAGGAATTAGAAAGACTTATGAGGATTGTTGTTCGGTTAGGATGATACTTAGGGGCTTTAGAGTGCCGGTAGATGAGAGGGACATATCAATGGATGCAGAGTATCGAAAGGAGTTGCAAAGGGCTCTTGGAGGGAAAGCAATGAGCCTGCCACAAGTGTTTATTAGGGGGAAGTATGTTGGGAGTGCAGAGGAGGTTAAGCAACTCAATGAAGTTGGAGAATTGTCTAATCTTTTGGAAGGGTTTCCTACGAGGGATCCCGGGTCTGTTTGCGTGGGGTGTGGAGATGCGAGGTTCGTGCCTTGTCCAAATTGCAATGGCAGTCGGAAGGTGTTTGAAGAGGAGGAAGGAGAGTTGAAGAGGTGCCCGGATTGCAACGAGAACGGGTTGATACGGTGCCCAGGTTGTTGCTGCTCATGA